The proteins below are encoded in one region of Lagenorhynchus albirostris chromosome 7, mLagAlb1.1, whole genome shotgun sequence:
- the CARD19 gene encoding caspase recruitment domain-containing protein 19 isoform X12, which produces MVAHRVRVSRCHTGGRSSRRRVTLPVTKCPVDETTLCLPPIPWVHQETGQAATEQTYCDRLVQDMPFLTGLGRLSEQQVDRIILQLNRYYPQILSNKDAEKFRNPKVSLRVRLCDLLGHLQRSGERDCQEFYRALYIHAQPLHSCLPSRHALRPVAFLTCLGLAAGLALLVYCCPPDPKVLPGARRVLGFSPVIVDRHVSRFLLAFLTDDLGGL; this is translated from the exons ACCGGGGGCCGCTCCTCGCGGCGGCGAGTGACCTTGCCCGTGACTAAGTGTCCTGTCGACGAGACGACG CTCTGCCTACCCCCCATCCCCTGGGTCCACCAGGAAACAGGACAAGCTGCCACAG AGCAGACCTACTGTGACCGCCTGGTCCAGGACATGCCTTTCCTCACAGGCCTTGGGCGCCTGAGTGAGCAGCAGGTGGACAGGATTATCCTCCAGCTGAACCGCTACTACCCCCAGATACTCAGCAACAAGGATGCAGAAAAG ttCCGGAACCCCAAGGTATCTCTGCGAGTGCGTCTCTGCGACCTCTTGGGCCACCTGCAGCGGAGCGGTGAGCGGGACTGCCAGGAGTTCTACCGGGCCCTGTACATCCATGCCCAGCCTCTGCACAGCTGCCTGCCCAGCCGGCACGCCCTGC GACCCGTGGCCTTCCTGACCTGTCTCGGCCTGGCCGCAGGGCTGGCACTCCTCGTCTACTGCTGTCCCCCAG ACCCCAAGGTGCTGCCAGGGGCCAGGCGTGTCCTGGGCTTCTCCCCTGTCATCGTCGACAGGCACGTCAGCCGCTTCCTGCTGGCCTTCCTCACAGATGACCTGGGGGGGCTCTGA
- the CARD19 gene encoding caspase recruitment domain-containing protein 19 isoform X4 has product MTEQTYCDRLVQDMPFLTGLGRLSEQQVDRIILQLNRYYPQILSNKDAEKVPRNLRLLFHPFPLWAGRSGGQDSLEFRNPKVSLRVRLCDLLGHLQRSGERDCQEFYRALYIHAQPLHSCLPSRHALQNSDCTELDSGTAGRELSDRGNRLPCPFSLFPHPRFHLCLGGFSIPSRVPFLASCWTDPLRVLTGCVPAQLTPAQGVSLSLEASGPLPPSWARGAAHVHFSPGPVAFLTCLGLAAGLALLVYCCPPDPKVLPGARRVLGFSPVIVDRHVSRFLLAFLTDDLGGL; this is encoded by the exons AGCAGACCTACTGTGACCGCCTGGTCCAGGACATGCCTTTCCTCACAGGCCTTGGGCGCCTGAGTGAGCAGCAGGTGGACAGGATTATCCTCCAGCTGAACCGCTACTACCCCCAGATACTCAGCAACAAGGATGCAGAAAAGGTGCCAAGGAACCTGAGGCTGCTTTTCCATCCCTTTCCTCTCTGGGCTGGGAGAAGCGGGGGGCAGGACAGCTTGGAG ttCCGGAACCCCAAGGTATCTCTGCGAGTGCGTCTCTGCGACCTCTTGGGCCACCTGCAGCGGAGCGGTGAGCGGGACTGCCAGGAGTTCTACCGGGCCCTGTACATCCATGCCCAGCCTCTGCACAGCTGCCTGCCCAGCCGGCACGCCCTGC AGAACTCAGATTGCACAGAGCTAGACTCGGGCACCGCAGGCCGTGAGCTCAGTGACAGGGGTAACCGCCTCCCATGTCCCTTCTCTCTGTTCCCCCACCCAAGGTTCCATCTCTGCCTTGGGGGCTTCTCCATTCCAAGTCGGGTTCCGTTCCTGGCTTCCTGTTGGACAGACCCCCTCAGGGTGCTCACTGGGTGTGTCCCTGCCCAGCTGACCCCAGCACAGGGTGTGAGCCTGTCCCTCGAGGCCTCTGGACCCCTCCCGCCCTCCTGGGCTCGGGGAGCTGCTCACGTGCATTTCTCCCCAGGACCCGTGGCCTTCCTGACCTGTCTCGGCCTGGCCGCAGGGCTGGCACTCCTCGTCTACTGCTGTCCCCCAG ACCCCAAGGTGCTGCCAGGGGCCAGGCGTGTCCTGGGCTTCTCCCCTGTCATCGTCGACAGGCACGTCAGCCGCTTCCTGCTGGCCTTCCTCACAGATGACCTGGGGGGGCTCTGA
- the CARD19 gene encoding caspase recruitment domain-containing protein 19 isoform X1, whose protein sequence is MVAHRVRVSRCHTGGRSSRRRVTLPVTKCPVDETTLCLPPIPWVHQETGQAATEQTYCDRLVQDMPFLTGLGRLSEQQVDRIILQLNRYYPQILSNKDAEKVPRNLRLLFHPFPLWAGRSGGQDSLEFRNPKVSLRVRLCDLLGHLQRSGERDCQEFYRALYIHAQPLHSCLPSRHALQNSDCTELDSGTAGRELSDRGNRLPCPFSLFPHPRFHLCLGGFSIPSRVPFLASCWTDPLRVLTGCVPAQLTPAQGVSLSLEASGPLPPSWARGAAHVHFSPGPVAFLTCLGLAAGLALLVYCCPPDPKVLPGARRVLGFSPVIVDRHVSRFLLAFLTDDLGGL, encoded by the exons ACCGGGGGCCGCTCCTCGCGGCGGCGAGTGACCTTGCCCGTGACTAAGTGTCCTGTCGACGAGACGACG CTCTGCCTACCCCCCATCCCCTGGGTCCACCAGGAAACAGGACAAGCTGCCACAG AGCAGACCTACTGTGACCGCCTGGTCCAGGACATGCCTTTCCTCACAGGCCTTGGGCGCCTGAGTGAGCAGCAGGTGGACAGGATTATCCTCCAGCTGAACCGCTACTACCCCCAGATACTCAGCAACAAGGATGCAGAAAAGGTGCCAAGGAACCTGAGGCTGCTTTTCCATCCCTTTCCTCTCTGGGCTGGGAGAAGCGGGGGGCAGGACAGCTTGGAG ttCCGGAACCCCAAGGTATCTCTGCGAGTGCGTCTCTGCGACCTCTTGGGCCACCTGCAGCGGAGCGGTGAGCGGGACTGCCAGGAGTTCTACCGGGCCCTGTACATCCATGCCCAGCCTCTGCACAGCTGCCTGCCCAGCCGGCACGCCCTGC AGAACTCAGATTGCACAGAGCTAGACTCGGGCACCGCAGGCCGTGAGCTCAGTGACAGGGGTAACCGCCTCCCATGTCCCTTCTCTCTGTTCCCCCACCCAAGGTTCCATCTCTGCCTTGGGGGCTTCTCCATTCCAAGTCGGGTTCCGTTCCTGGCTTCCTGTTGGACAGACCCCCTCAGGGTGCTCACTGGGTGTGTCCCTGCCCAGCTGACCCCAGCACAGGGTGTGAGCCTGTCCCTCGAGGCCTCTGGACCCCTCCCGCCCTCCTGGGCTCGGGGAGCTGCTCACGTGCATTTCTCCCCAGGACCCGTGGCCTTCCTGACCTGTCTCGGCCTGGCCGCAGGGCTGGCACTCCTCGTCTACTGCTGTCCCCCAG ACCCCAAGGTGCTGCCAGGGGCCAGGCGTGTCCTGGGCTTCTCCCCTGTCATCGTCGACAGGCACGTCAGCCGCTTCCTGCTGGCCTTCCTCACAGATGACCTGGGGGGGCTCTGA
- the CARD19 gene encoding caspase recruitment domain-containing protein 19 isoform X10 has product MVAHRVRVSRCHTGGRSSRRRVTLPVTKCPVDETTLCLPPIPWVHQETGQAATEQTYCDRLVQDMPFLTGLGRLSEQQVDRIILQLNRYYPQILSNKDAEKFRNPKVSLRVRLCDLLGHLQRSGERDCQEFYRALYIHAQPLHSCLPSRHALQNSDCTELDSGTAGRELSDRGPVAFLTCLGLAAGLALLVYCCPPDPKVLPGARRVLGFSPVIVDRHVSRFLLAFLTDDLGGL; this is encoded by the exons ACCGGGGGCCGCTCCTCGCGGCGGCGAGTGACCTTGCCCGTGACTAAGTGTCCTGTCGACGAGACGACG CTCTGCCTACCCCCCATCCCCTGGGTCCACCAGGAAACAGGACAAGCTGCCACAG AGCAGACCTACTGTGACCGCCTGGTCCAGGACATGCCTTTCCTCACAGGCCTTGGGCGCCTGAGTGAGCAGCAGGTGGACAGGATTATCCTCCAGCTGAACCGCTACTACCCCCAGATACTCAGCAACAAGGATGCAGAAAAG ttCCGGAACCCCAAGGTATCTCTGCGAGTGCGTCTCTGCGACCTCTTGGGCCACCTGCAGCGGAGCGGTGAGCGGGACTGCCAGGAGTTCTACCGGGCCCTGTACATCCATGCCCAGCCTCTGCACAGCTGCCTGCCCAGCCGGCACGCCCTGC AGAACTCAGATTGCACAGAGCTAGACTCGGGCACCGCAGGCCGTGAGCTCAGTGACAGGG GACCCGTGGCCTTCCTGACCTGTCTCGGCCTGGCCGCAGGGCTGGCACTCCTCGTCTACTGCTGTCCCCCAG ACCCCAAGGTGCTGCCAGGGGCCAGGCGTGTCCTGGGCTTCTCCCCTGTCATCGTCGACAGGCACGTCAGCCGCTTCCTGCTGGCCTTCCTCACAGATGACCTGGGGGGGCTCTGA
- the CARD19 gene encoding caspase recruitment domain-containing protein 19 isoform X2, translating to MPWRLLSVGGPTLEGSGRRGQLCLPPIPWVHQETGQAATEQTYCDRLVQDMPFLTGLGRLSEQQVDRIILQLNRYYPQILSNKDAEKVPRNLRLLFHPFPLWAGRSGGQDSLEFRNPKVSLRVRLCDLLGHLQRSGERDCQEFYRALYIHAQPLHSCLPSRHALQNSDCTELDSGTAGRELSDRGNRLPCPFSLFPHPRFHLCLGGFSIPSRVPFLASCWTDPLRVLTGCVPAQLTPAQGVSLSLEASGPLPPSWARGAAHVHFSPGPVAFLTCLGLAAGLALLVYCCPPDPKVLPGARRVLGFSPVIVDRHVSRFLLAFLTDDLGGL from the exons ATGCCCTGGAGGCTTCTGAGCGTTGGGGGCCCCACcttggaggggtctggacggcgAGGCCAG CTCTGCCTACCCCCCATCCCCTGGGTCCACCAGGAAACAGGACAAGCTGCCACAG AGCAGACCTACTGTGACCGCCTGGTCCAGGACATGCCTTTCCTCACAGGCCTTGGGCGCCTGAGTGAGCAGCAGGTGGACAGGATTATCCTCCAGCTGAACCGCTACTACCCCCAGATACTCAGCAACAAGGATGCAGAAAAGGTGCCAAGGAACCTGAGGCTGCTTTTCCATCCCTTTCCTCTCTGGGCTGGGAGAAGCGGGGGGCAGGACAGCTTGGAG ttCCGGAACCCCAAGGTATCTCTGCGAGTGCGTCTCTGCGACCTCTTGGGCCACCTGCAGCGGAGCGGTGAGCGGGACTGCCAGGAGTTCTACCGGGCCCTGTACATCCATGCCCAGCCTCTGCACAGCTGCCTGCCCAGCCGGCACGCCCTGC AGAACTCAGATTGCACAGAGCTAGACTCGGGCACCGCAGGCCGTGAGCTCAGTGACAGGGGTAACCGCCTCCCATGTCCCTTCTCTCTGTTCCCCCACCCAAGGTTCCATCTCTGCCTTGGGGGCTTCTCCATTCCAAGTCGGGTTCCGTTCCTGGCTTCCTGTTGGACAGACCCCCTCAGGGTGCTCACTGGGTGTGTCCCTGCCCAGCTGACCCCAGCACAGGGTGTGAGCCTGTCCCTCGAGGCCTCTGGACCCCTCCCGCCCTCCTGGGCTCGGGGAGCTGCTCACGTGCATTTCTCCCCAGGACCCGTGGCCTTCCTGACCTGTCTCGGCCTGGCCGCAGGGCTGGCACTCCTCGTCTACTGCTGTCCCCCAG ACCCCAAGGTGCTGCCAGGGGCCAGGCGTGTCCTGGGCTTCTCCCCTGTCATCGTCGACAGGCACGTCAGCCGCTTCCTGCTGGCCTTCCTCACAGATGACCTGGGGGGGCTCTGA
- the CARD19 gene encoding caspase recruitment domain-containing protein 19 isoform X3, which produces MVAHRVRVSRCHTGGRSSRRRVTLPVTKCPVDETTTYCDRLVQDMPFLTGLGRLSEQQVDRIILQLNRYYPQILSNKDAEKVPRNLRLLFHPFPLWAGRSGGQDSLEFRNPKVSLRVRLCDLLGHLQRSGERDCQEFYRALYIHAQPLHSCLPSRHALQNSDCTELDSGTAGRELSDRGNRLPCPFSLFPHPRFHLCLGGFSIPSRVPFLASCWTDPLRVLTGCVPAQLTPAQGVSLSLEASGPLPPSWARGAAHVHFSPGPVAFLTCLGLAAGLALLVYCCPPDPKVLPGARRVLGFSPVIVDRHVSRFLLAFLTDDLGGL; this is translated from the exons ACCGGGGGCCGCTCCTCGCGGCGGCGAGTGACCTTGCCCGTGACTAAGTGTCCTGTCGACGAGACGACG ACCTACTGTGACCGCCTGGTCCAGGACATGCCTTTCCTCACAGGCCTTGGGCGCCTGAGTGAGCAGCAGGTGGACAGGATTATCCTCCAGCTGAACCGCTACTACCCCCAGATACTCAGCAACAAGGATGCAGAAAAGGTGCCAAGGAACCTGAGGCTGCTTTTCCATCCCTTTCCTCTCTGGGCTGGGAGAAGCGGGGGGCAGGACAGCTTGGAG ttCCGGAACCCCAAGGTATCTCTGCGAGTGCGTCTCTGCGACCTCTTGGGCCACCTGCAGCGGAGCGGTGAGCGGGACTGCCAGGAGTTCTACCGGGCCCTGTACATCCATGCCCAGCCTCTGCACAGCTGCCTGCCCAGCCGGCACGCCCTGC AGAACTCAGATTGCACAGAGCTAGACTCGGGCACCGCAGGCCGTGAGCTCAGTGACAGGGGTAACCGCCTCCCATGTCCCTTCTCTCTGTTCCCCCACCCAAGGTTCCATCTCTGCCTTGGGGGCTTCTCCATTCCAAGTCGGGTTCCGTTCCTGGCTTCCTGTTGGACAGACCCCCTCAGGGTGCTCACTGGGTGTGTCCCTGCCCAGCTGACCCCAGCACAGGGTGTGAGCCTGTCCCTCGAGGCCTCTGGACCCCTCCCGCCCTCCTGGGCTCGGGGAGCTGCTCACGTGCATTTCTCCCCAGGACCCGTGGCCTTCCTGACCTGTCTCGGCCTGGCCGCAGGGCTGGCACTCCTCGTCTACTGCTGTCCCCCAG ACCCCAAGGTGCTGCCAGGGGCCAGGCGTGTCCTGGGCTTCTCCCCTGTCATCGTCGACAGGCACGTCAGCCGCTTCCTGCTGGCCTTCCTCACAGATGACCTGGGGGGGCTCTGA
- the CARD19 gene encoding caspase recruitment domain-containing protein 19 isoform X6 produces the protein MVAHRVRVSRCHTGGRSSRRRVTLPVTKCPVDETTLCLPPIPWVHQETGQAATEQTYCDRLVQDMPFLTGLGRLSEQQVDRIILQLNRYYPQILSNKDAEKVPRNLRLLFHPFPLWAGRSGGQDSLEFRNPKVSLRVRLCDLLGHLQRSGERDCQEFYRALYIHAQPLHSCLPSRHALQNSDCTELDSGTAGRELSDRGPVAFLTCLGLAAGLALLVYCCPPDPKVLPGARRVLGFSPVIVDRHVSRFLLAFLTDDLGGL, from the exons ACCGGGGGCCGCTCCTCGCGGCGGCGAGTGACCTTGCCCGTGACTAAGTGTCCTGTCGACGAGACGACG CTCTGCCTACCCCCCATCCCCTGGGTCCACCAGGAAACAGGACAAGCTGCCACAG AGCAGACCTACTGTGACCGCCTGGTCCAGGACATGCCTTTCCTCACAGGCCTTGGGCGCCTGAGTGAGCAGCAGGTGGACAGGATTATCCTCCAGCTGAACCGCTACTACCCCCAGATACTCAGCAACAAGGATGCAGAAAAGGTGCCAAGGAACCTGAGGCTGCTTTTCCATCCCTTTCCTCTCTGGGCTGGGAGAAGCGGGGGGCAGGACAGCTTGGAG ttCCGGAACCCCAAGGTATCTCTGCGAGTGCGTCTCTGCGACCTCTTGGGCCACCTGCAGCGGAGCGGTGAGCGGGACTGCCAGGAGTTCTACCGGGCCCTGTACATCCATGCCCAGCCTCTGCACAGCTGCCTGCCCAGCCGGCACGCCCTGC AGAACTCAGATTGCACAGAGCTAGACTCGGGCACCGCAGGCCGTGAGCTCAGTGACAGGG GACCCGTGGCCTTCCTGACCTGTCTCGGCCTGGCCGCAGGGCTGGCACTCCTCGTCTACTGCTGTCCCCCAG ACCCCAAGGTGCTGCCAGGGGCCAGGCGTGTCCTGGGCTTCTCCCCTGTCATCGTCGACAGGCACGTCAGCCGCTTCCTGCTGGCCTTCCTCACAGATGACCTGGGGGGGCTCTGA
- the CARD19 gene encoding caspase recruitment domain-containing protein 19 isoform X8, translating into MVAHRVRVSRCHTGGRSSRRRVTLPVTKCPVDETTLCLPPIPWVHQETGQAATEQTYCDRLVQDMPFLTGLGRLSEQQVDRIILQLNRYYPQILSNKDAEKVPRNLRLLFHPFPLWAGRSGGQDSLEFRNPKVSLRVRLCDLLGHLQRSGERDCQEFYRALYIHAQPLHSCLPSRHALRPVAFLTCLGLAAGLALLVYCCPPDPKVLPGARRVLGFSPVIVDRHVSRFLLAFLTDDLGGL; encoded by the exons ACCGGGGGCCGCTCCTCGCGGCGGCGAGTGACCTTGCCCGTGACTAAGTGTCCTGTCGACGAGACGACG CTCTGCCTACCCCCCATCCCCTGGGTCCACCAGGAAACAGGACAAGCTGCCACAG AGCAGACCTACTGTGACCGCCTGGTCCAGGACATGCCTTTCCTCACAGGCCTTGGGCGCCTGAGTGAGCAGCAGGTGGACAGGATTATCCTCCAGCTGAACCGCTACTACCCCCAGATACTCAGCAACAAGGATGCAGAAAAGGTGCCAAGGAACCTGAGGCTGCTTTTCCATCCCTTTCCTCTCTGGGCTGGGAGAAGCGGGGGGCAGGACAGCTTGGAG ttCCGGAACCCCAAGGTATCTCTGCGAGTGCGTCTCTGCGACCTCTTGGGCCACCTGCAGCGGAGCGGTGAGCGGGACTGCCAGGAGTTCTACCGGGCCCTGTACATCCATGCCCAGCCTCTGCACAGCTGCCTGCCCAGCCGGCACGCCCTGC GACCCGTGGCCTTCCTGACCTGTCTCGGCCTGGCCGCAGGGCTGGCACTCCTCGTCTACTGCTGTCCCCCAG ACCCCAAGGTGCTGCCAGGGGCCAGGCGTGTCCTGGGCTTCTCCCCTGTCATCGTCGACAGGCACGTCAGCCGCTTCCTGCTGGCCTTCCTCACAGATGACCTGGGGGGGCTCTGA
- the CARD19 gene encoding caspase recruitment domain-containing protein 19 isoform X9 produces MVAHRVRVSRCHTGGRSSRRRVTLPVTKCPVDETTLCLPPIPWVHQETGQAATEQTYCDRLVQDMPFLTGLGRLSEQQVDRIILQLNRYYPQILSNKDAEKVPRNLRLLFHPFPLWAGRSGGQDSLEFRNPKVSLRVRLCDLLGHLQRSGERDCQEFYRALYIHAQPLHSCLPSRHALRKTRGLPDLSRPGRRAGTPRLLLSPRPQGAARGQACPGLLPCHRRQARQPLPAGLPHR; encoded by the exons ACCGGGGGCCGCTCCTCGCGGCGGCGAGTGACCTTGCCCGTGACTAAGTGTCCTGTCGACGAGACGACG CTCTGCCTACCCCCCATCCCCTGGGTCCACCAGGAAACAGGACAAGCTGCCACAG AGCAGACCTACTGTGACCGCCTGGTCCAGGACATGCCTTTCCTCACAGGCCTTGGGCGCCTGAGTGAGCAGCAGGTGGACAGGATTATCCTCCAGCTGAACCGCTACTACCCCCAGATACTCAGCAACAAGGATGCAGAAAAGGTGCCAAGGAACCTGAGGCTGCTTTTCCATCCCTTTCCTCTCTGGGCTGGGAGAAGCGGGGGGCAGGACAGCTTGGAG ttCCGGAACCCCAAGGTATCTCTGCGAGTGCGTCTCTGCGACCTCTTGGGCCACCTGCAGCGGAGCGGTGAGCGGGACTGCCAGGAGTTCTACCGGGCCCTGTACATCCATGCCCAGCCTCTGCACAGCTGCCTGCCCAGCCGGCACGCCCTGCGTAA GACCCGTGGCCTTCCTGACCTGTCTCGGCCTGGCCGCAGGGCTGGCACTCCTCGTCTACTGCTGTCCCCCAG ACCCCAAGGTGCTGCCAGGGGCCAGGCGTGTCCTGGGCTTCTCCCCTGTCATCGTCGACAGGCACGTCAGCCGCTTCCTGCTGGCCTTCCTCACAGATGA
- the CARD19 gene encoding caspase recruitment domain-containing protein 19 isoform X11: protein MPFLTGLGRLSEQQVDRIILQLNRYYPQILSNKDAEKVPRNLRLLFHPFPLWAGRSGGQDSLEFRNPKVSLRVRLCDLLGHLQRSGERDCQEFYRALYIHAQPLHSCLPSRHALRKTRGLPDLSRPGRRAGTPRLLLSPRWVLPGQASAQSSPDHGAEPCRMDGGLHLRPPTCGPAWQSCGSFPAMLTLSRSCVGSQCQAGPLGMGTPHHSGVGLAMP from the exons ATGCCTTTCCTCACAGGCCTTGGGCGCCTGAGTGAGCAGCAGGTGGACAGGATTATCCTCCAGCTGAACCGCTACTACCCCCAGATACTCAGCAACAAGGATGCAGAAAAGGTGCCAAGGAACCTGAGGCTGCTTTTCCATCCCTTTCCTCTCTGGGCTGGGAGAAGCGGGGGGCAGGACAGCTTGGAG ttCCGGAACCCCAAGGTATCTCTGCGAGTGCGTCTCTGCGACCTCTTGGGCCACCTGCAGCGGAGCGGTGAGCGGGACTGCCAGGAGTTCTACCGGGCCCTGTACATCCATGCCCAGCCTCTGCACAGCTGCCTGCCCAGCCGGCACGCCCTGCGTAA GACCCGTGGCCTTCCTGACCTGTCTCGGCCTGGCCGCAGGGCTGGCACTCCTCGTCTACTGCTGTCCCCCAGGTGGGTGCTGCCTGGCCAAGCCTCAGCCCAGTCCTCTCCAGACCATGGGGCAGAGCCCTGCCGGATGGACGGAGGCCTACACCTGAGGCCCCCTACTTGTGGCCCAGCGTGGCAGTCCTGCGGTTCCTTTCCTGCCATGCTGACCTTGTCGAGGTCCTGTGTGGGGAGCCAGTGCCAAGCAGGCCCACTCGGCATGGGGACCCCACATCACTCAGGTGTGGGGCTGGCGATGCCATGA
- the CARD19 gene encoding caspase recruitment domain-containing protein 19 isoform X5 gives MVAHRVRVSRCHTGGRSSRRRVTLPVTKCPVDETTLCLPPIPWVHQETGQAATEQTYCDRLVQDMPFLTGLGRLSEQQVDRIILQLNRYYPQILSNKDAEKVPRNLRLLFHPFPLWAGRSGGQDSLEFRNPKVSLRVRLCDLLGHLQRSGERDCQEFYRALYIHAQPLHSCLPSRHALRKTRGLPDLSRPGRRAGTPRLLLSPRWVLPGQASAQSSPDHGAEPCRMDGGLHLRPPTCGPAWQSCGSFPAMLTLSRSCVGSQCQAGPLGMGTPHHSGVGLAMP, from the exons ACCGGGGGCCGCTCCTCGCGGCGGCGAGTGACCTTGCCCGTGACTAAGTGTCCTGTCGACGAGACGACG CTCTGCCTACCCCCCATCCCCTGGGTCCACCAGGAAACAGGACAAGCTGCCACAG AGCAGACCTACTGTGACCGCCTGGTCCAGGACATGCCTTTCCTCACAGGCCTTGGGCGCCTGAGTGAGCAGCAGGTGGACAGGATTATCCTCCAGCTGAACCGCTACTACCCCCAGATACTCAGCAACAAGGATGCAGAAAAGGTGCCAAGGAACCTGAGGCTGCTTTTCCATCCCTTTCCTCTCTGGGCTGGGAGAAGCGGGGGGCAGGACAGCTTGGAG ttCCGGAACCCCAAGGTATCTCTGCGAGTGCGTCTCTGCGACCTCTTGGGCCACCTGCAGCGGAGCGGTGAGCGGGACTGCCAGGAGTTCTACCGGGCCCTGTACATCCATGCCCAGCCTCTGCACAGCTGCCTGCCCAGCCGGCACGCCCTGCGTAA GACCCGTGGCCTTCCTGACCTGTCTCGGCCTGGCCGCAGGGCTGGCACTCCTCGTCTACTGCTGTCCCCCAGGTGGGTGCTGCCTGGCCAAGCCTCAGCCCAGTCCTCTCCAGACCATGGGGCAGAGCCCTGCCGGATGGACGGAGGCCTACACCTGAGGCCCCCTACTTGTGGCCCAGCGTGGCAGTCCTGCGGTTCCTTTCCTGCCATGCTGACCTTGTCGAGGTCCTGTGTGGGGAGCCAGTGCCAAGCAGGCCCACTCGGCATGGGGACCCCACATCACTCAGGTGTGGGGCTGGCGATGCCATGA
- the CARD19 gene encoding caspase recruitment domain-containing protein 19 isoform X7 — MVAHRVRVSRCHTGGRSSRRRVTLPVTKCPVDETTLCLPPIPWVHQETGQAATEQTYCDRLVQDMPFLTGLGRLSEQQVDRIILQLNRYYPQILSNKDAEKFRNPKVSLRVRLCDLLGHLQRSGERDCQEFYRALYIHAQPLHSCLPSRHALRKTRGLPDLSRPGRRAGTPRLLLSPRWVLPGQASAQSSPDHGAEPCRMDGGLHLRPPTCGPAWQSCGSFPAMLTLSRSCVGSQCQAGPLGMGTPHHSGVGLAMP, encoded by the exons ACCGGGGGCCGCTCCTCGCGGCGGCGAGTGACCTTGCCCGTGACTAAGTGTCCTGTCGACGAGACGACG CTCTGCCTACCCCCCATCCCCTGGGTCCACCAGGAAACAGGACAAGCTGCCACAG AGCAGACCTACTGTGACCGCCTGGTCCAGGACATGCCTTTCCTCACAGGCCTTGGGCGCCTGAGTGAGCAGCAGGTGGACAGGATTATCCTCCAGCTGAACCGCTACTACCCCCAGATACTCAGCAACAAGGATGCAGAAAAG ttCCGGAACCCCAAGGTATCTCTGCGAGTGCGTCTCTGCGACCTCTTGGGCCACCTGCAGCGGAGCGGTGAGCGGGACTGCCAGGAGTTCTACCGGGCCCTGTACATCCATGCCCAGCCTCTGCACAGCTGCCTGCCCAGCCGGCACGCCCTGCGTAA GACCCGTGGCCTTCCTGACCTGTCTCGGCCTGGCCGCAGGGCTGGCACTCCTCGTCTACTGCTGTCCCCCAGGTGGGTGCTGCCTGGCCAAGCCTCAGCCCAGTCCTCTCCAGACCATGGGGCAGAGCCCTGCCGGATGGACGGAGGCCTACACCTGAGGCCCCCTACTTGTGGCCCAGCGTGGCAGTCCTGCGGTTCCTTTCCTGCCATGCTGACCTTGTCGAGGTCCTGTGTGGGGAGCCAGTGCCAAGCAGGCCCACTCGGCATGGGGACCCCACATCACTCAGGTGTGGGGCTGGCGATGCCATGA
- the CARD19 gene encoding caspase recruitment domain-containing protein 19 isoform X13, with the protein MVAHRVRVSRCHTGGRSSRRRVTLPVTKCPVDETTLCLPPIPWVHQETGQAATEQTYCDRLVQDMPFLTGLGRLSEQQVDRIILQLNRYYPQILSNKDAEKVPRNLRLLFHPFPLWAGRSGGQDSLEFRNPKVSLRVRLCDLLGHLQRSGERDCQEFYRALYIHAQPLHSCLPSRHALRKELRLHRARLGHRRP; encoded by the exons ACCGGGGGCCGCTCCTCGCGGCGGCGAGTGACCTTGCCCGTGACTAAGTGTCCTGTCGACGAGACGACG CTCTGCCTACCCCCCATCCCCTGGGTCCACCAGGAAACAGGACAAGCTGCCACAG AGCAGACCTACTGTGACCGCCTGGTCCAGGACATGCCTTTCCTCACAGGCCTTGGGCGCCTGAGTGAGCAGCAGGTGGACAGGATTATCCTCCAGCTGAACCGCTACTACCCCCAGATACTCAGCAACAAGGATGCAGAAAAGGTGCCAAGGAACCTGAGGCTGCTTTTCCATCCCTTTCCTCTCTGGGCTGGGAGAAGCGGGGGGCAGGACAGCTTGGAG ttCCGGAACCCCAAGGTATCTCTGCGAGTGCGTCTCTGCGACCTCTTGGGCCACCTGCAGCGGAGCGGTGAGCGGGACTGCCAGGAGTTCTACCGGGCCCTGTACATCCATGCCCAGCCTCTGCACAGCTGCCTGCCCAGCCGGCACGCCCTGCGTAA AGAACTCAGATTGCACAGAGCTAGACTCGGGCACCGCAGGCCGTGA